In Bicyclus anynana chromosome 1, ilBicAnyn1.1, whole genome shotgun sequence, a single window of DNA contains:
- the LOC112050574 gene encoding melanization protease 1 — MKIISYILYLTSIKICTVFGTLRDFAMCHDDFNLKPSDGILKEHTFTWLGFVQYLHVTTSLPHHSKAPRVVLIHKQFAAATATDMLRLPKNYKLGNVIFGDYERDEVDCGLTSSQTKLGIKCQRAYIEIPVINISPHPEYTRFGVGNSLAIVKLLRPVKSHYMVPICLPSLSEREKKRRNKVVFMVDYINSAPRDFDLEKMAKKSLKLFTHKDCRRHRLRYKLGSEGVTHVLCSSGCGVRPGAPLVSHAADGPFHLIGIAAGGAPCTRRAMRKRLNKEPPLYIDVYPYVTWIVNFITGNILPRPYPDNFMLMEGGSSIGLRKDFLRTRREQKTGWRARTFVSGDYCFKSYKRMSRTAFFYSENFEVNANPPAKMNVDIKISAGIETTIVCAKLLMPNRFVEPKIDGVGGYNISVKFSSLWFPYSFYFSLGLHGINTTQKDMVKWISERKPGFW, encoded by the exons ATGAAGATAATTAGTTATATTCTGTACCTGACgtcaataaaaatatgtacGGTGTTTGGAACATTGCGGGACTTTGCAATGTGTCACGACGATTTCAATCTGAAGCCATCAGATGGAATTTTGAAAGAACATACCTTTACGTGGCTTGGTTTTGTGCAGTATCTCCATG TAACAACGAGCTTGCCACACCACAGTAAGGCTCCACGGGTGGTTCTCATACACAAGCAGTTCGCTGCAGCCACTGCTACGGATATGCTGCGTTTGCCCAAAAATTACAAACT gGGTAATGTAATCTTTGGTGATTACGAACGTGACGAGGTAGACTGTGGCCTCACTAGCTCACAGACCAAACTAGGAATAAAATGCCAGCGAGCCTACATAGAGATACCAGTTATTAATATTAGCCCACATCCTGAATATACTCg ATTTGGTGTCGGAAATAGTTTGGCCATAGTGAAATTACTTCGTCCAGTGAAATCAC ATTACATGGTACCAATTTGCTTGCCATCGCTAAGTGAACGTGAAAAGAAACGAAGAAATAAAGTTGTTTTTATGGTGGATTATATCAACT CTGCACCTCGTGACTTTGATTTGGAAAAGATGGCAAAGAAATCATTGAAATTGTTCACTCACAAAGATTGTAGGAGGCATCGATTGAGATAT AAATTAGGAAGTGAAGGCGTGACCCACGTCCTCTGCAGTTCCGGCTGCGGAGTGCGACCTGGGGCTCCTCTAGTCAGTCATGCTGCCGATGGACCCTTTCATCTTATCGGCATAGCGGCCGGTGGAGCGCCCTGCACTCGCCGAGCCATGCGCAAGAGGCTTAACAAGGAACCCCCGTTGTACATCGACGTGTATCCCTATGTGACCTGGATAGTCAATTTCATCACTGGTAATATCCTGCCGCGACCGTATCCTGACAACTTCATGTTGATGGAAGGAGGCTCTA GTATTGGCTTACGCAAAGACTTTCTCAGAACAAGGAGGGAACAAAAGACCGGATGGCGAGCTCGGACATTTGTGTCTGGTGATTATTGTTTCAAGAGTTACAAGAGAATGAGCCGCACGGCATTTTTCTATTCAGAGAATTTTGAGGTTAACGCAAACCCTCCCGCTAAAATGAATGTTGACATTAag ATATCAGCCGGCATTGAAACTACAATTGTTTGTGCTAAACTACTTATGCCGAATCGATTCGTTGAGCCAAAAATAGATGGAGTCGGAGGCTACAATATCAGCGTTAAATTCAGTAGCCTCTGGTTTCCGTACAGCTTTTACTTTTCGCTAGGCTTACACGGGATCAATACAACTCAAAAAGATATGGTGAAATGGATATCGGAGCGTAAACCAGGTTTTTGGTAA
- the LOC112050585 gene encoding uncharacterized protein LOC112050585, protein MFCASEMKVFLALLCAVAGTAAGGAVAWPGAIPLSVPLSLHSAQIKTVIPQEINGFAYSTSQYINAVPAQGYAPQIGYPLSLQGFPSYSPVLAASYYPSNTFLYPSPSPIGPSAPINPIAPIAPAQPPPQTPQAEQPAGDEDSAVIESADSSSSQQQPSSETPQSQPQFPPNNPSTPQSSLDSKNMPGVPQIPQFPSFPQQILPPGTGFPQLPQFPQLPGLPQFPQQPESQLPQFPQLPQFPQVPGLPQFPQQPDAQLPQFPQLPQFPSNPSIPQIPSPSFPPSDNTDKGLNDEDTISVDAA, encoded by the exons GTATTCCTGGCATTACTGTGTGCAGTGGCCGGCACCGCGGCGGGCGGTGCAGTGGCTTGGCCCGGCGCCATACCGCTCTCGGTACCACTGTCTCTACACTCGGCGCAAATAAAGACTGTCATACCACAAGAAATTAATGGATTCGCATACTCCACCAGTCAATACATAAACGCT gtACCAGCGCAAGGATACGCGCCTCAAATCGGCTACCCACTCTCTTTGCAAGGGTTTCCTTCATACTCACCCGTACTAGCGGCTTCATACTACCCTTCAAACACTTTCCTGTATCCTTCCCCATCACCTATCGGCCCTAGTGCCCCTATTAATCCAATTGCCCCAATTGCCCCTGCGCAACCACCACCACAAACCCCACAAGCCGAACAACCAGCGGGTGATGAAGATTCAGCTGTCATCGAATCCGCCGATTCCTCGTCTAGCCAACAACAACCTTCCAGTGAAACGCCTCAGTCACAGCCTCAGTTCCCTCCCAATAACCCTTCGACCCCTCAATCATCCTTAGACTCGAAAAATATGCCTGGTGTTCCCCAAATACCACAGTTCCCTTCGTTCCCTCAACAAATCTTACCCCCTGGAACAGGTTTCCCACAATTGCCTCAATTCCCACAGCTACCGGGACTCCCACAATTTCCCCAGCAACCTGAATCCCAACTACCACAATTCCCTCAATTGCCCCAGTTCCCACAGGTACCGGGACTCCCACAATTTCCCCAACAACCTGACGCCCAACTTCCACAATTCCCCCAATTACCCCAGTTTCCTTCAAATCCGTCTATTCCTCAAATCCCATCACCCAGCTTCCCACCGTCTGACAACACTGATAAAGGCTTAAACGATGAAGACACAATATCGGTGGATGCTgcataa
- the LOC112050573 gene encoding uncharacterized protein LOC112050573, whose product MTLLFHICNEEYTTNGIRVRWGKTSPANNVKSDPPCYNNETLITRNCVGNHWEPPRDNVTSCLQIVNYYNLSACPPGFDKISKTNQEYCYRIEKSSAWDYPCLKSGGASVITDLNDDDVTSLLQSLIVKNVSQFFWLPARRTKFLSSLWWHIPGPKWGHSVKINNNLTVSTPNLKNCLLLDVQQKQLITETCTHEYPSLCFYINDIHYPAKCPPKYHSVRYMPDEGVCLGIELSEKKLSFSDFIDNKICNVSMGNKNDHLTRFIFKKIAEISNLPSNTWCWFDSFDLYHKRHASSINISNISEIYISINNDGTLGVQPFNTLLPCMACLTEVVYKKTELYFEYDELDKEMYLTIYYPSGLWKYSEYDRGVQCFSDIKGFAKVVGINELPLIEVKTDLNNNTDIGIIEKTVYGINIVKDRAAQYWCEGHTTNFSLIKTERVLVNPRGYEVHVFSLILSVYMYLDYIEKNSDTIASAICKNITDIFSAKKVILMEYLSYSSNYLMVLLHMHITVDKVYQDNARNIEKIYNTTLNTAISVLPKYHYNFVSLASSMYCLPTTSIDNYNILNWELTAIGHIAAPTQFCLQENGLPVNRLCNGSYLLGSFWGNVEGNCNYNYQPSDTTTFLYKFAKGQVPKTDTSRFLTEGLNFVLRDVNIIIPADIYYLSTSLQQMLRIVQGNETSIDMGNIENIAWVVNRVMILNNNYLRLAQTLNSTNVILDSLNSIIEILAHKDKKNINSVLTDRNTDYYQIAVQPQYMLQISYPCYNNVSGIAIIKPSTEKELFTDMIIKPLYINTSLNEVLLIENLEVATWVPGTVLSSLKQKKNQYSNETSANENNIHIIISIFHNDAIFQELEDSEYSVNSRIIGVSIPGYSTYFNESMPLIYRDLNANSSEKVCGFWNFQPYSVGNVPGFWSNLGCYLRKSEKSLTVCECMHLTHFGQLLNIGRNKIKQGPFQDKHTIPLNIISLVGSFLSLLGVSGIWITATVFHSWRKKASTKVLLHLSTSIALPLIFMVVFNLDNTIFEEVNGIVTVSEKLRPACITLGALLHYSVLASFMWMLITAVLQFIRYVRVLGAYRPSRCMIKFALLGWGAPMIPVIVVLALDRENYIPKNVLTIDGSISLICYPSGHYLIVTVIVPICFILFINITLFVSVIYSISKGPDGKLRTADIDLIGAQLRLSIFLFFLLGLTWIFGILSFTSNPLWSYFFCLTSTMQGFILFVYFIILDAQTRNLWITLIKPQNQSETSRKSITSISSN is encoded by the exons ATGACACTTCTATTTCAC ATATGTAACGAAGAATATACCACTAACGGAATACGCGTTAGATGGGGAAAAACTTCACCAGCAAATAACGTAAAATCGGATCCTCCttgttataataatgaaacattAATTACCAGAAACTGTGTAGGTAACCACTGGGAACCACCCCGTGACAATGTAACCTCGTGTCTGcaaatagttaattattataacctCTCAGCGTGTCCTCCGGGCTTTGACAAAATCTCTAAAACTAATCAGGAATATTGCTACCGAATTGAAAAATCATCAGCCTGGGATTATCCTTGCCTGAAGAGTGGTGGCGCCTCAGTAATTACAGATTTAAATGACGATGATGTTACCTCTTTACTACAGTcattaattgttaaaaatgtGTCGCAATTTTTTTGGTTACCCGCTAGGCGTACAAAATTCTTGAGTTCACTTTGGTGGCACATCCCAGGTCCTAAATGGGGGCATTCTGTtaaaatcaataacaatttAACTGTCTCCACTCCTAATCTAAAAAACTGTTTGCTGTTAGATGTTCAGCAAAAACAGTTAATAACGGAAACATGTACGCATGAATATCCAAGTTTATGTTTCTATATAAATGATATTCACTATCCAGCAAAGTGCCCACCAAAGTATCATTCGGTTAGATATATGCCCGATGAAGGTGTGTGCCTTGGCATAGAACTATCTGAAAAAAAACTGTCTTTTAGTGATTTTATTGACAACAAAATATGCAATGTATCAATGGGTAACAAAAATGATCATCTGACAaggtttattttcaaaaaaattgctGAAATTAGTAACTTACCTAGCAACACATGGTGTTGGTTCGATTCATTTGATTTATACCATAAAAGACATGCAAGTTCTATTAACATATCCAATATAtctgaaatatatatttcaatcaATAATGACGGTACTCTTGGTGTACAACCATTTAATACTCTATTACCTTGTATGGCTTGTCTAACTGAAGTGGTATATAAAAAAACggaattatattttgaatatgaCGAACTGGATAAAGAAATGTATCTAACAATATATTATCCATCTGGTCTTTGGAAATATAGTGAATATGATCGCGGTGTGCAATGTTTTTCTGATATAAAAGGATTCGCGAAAGTAGTCGGTATTAATGAGTTACCATTAATAGAAGTTAAAAcagatttgaataataatactGATATCGGTATCATTGAGAAAACTGTGTAtggaataaatattgttaaagatAGAGCTGCACAGTACTGGTGTGAAggacatacaacaaacttttcTTTAATTAAGACAGAAAGAGTGTTAGTCAATCCCCGTGGCTATGAAGTTCACgttttttctcttattttgaGTGTATATATGTACTTGGATTACATTGAAAAGAATAGTGATACGATCGCGTCAgctatatgtaaaaatataacgGACATTTTTAGTGCTAAGAAAGTTATTCTTATGGAATATTTAAGTTACAGTTCAAATTATTTAATGGTTTTATTACATATGCATATTACTGTCGATAAAGTTTATCAAGATAATGCcagaaatattgaaaaaatctaCAACACAACACTTAATACAGCAATATCAGTACTCCCGAAATACCACTATAACTTTGTAAGCTTAGCAAGTTCTATGTATTGCTTACCAACAACTTCTATAGACAATTATAATATACTCAATTGGGAATTAACAGCAATTGGACATATAGCAGCGCCTACTCAGTTCTGTTTGCAAGAAAACGGGTTGCCTGTAAATAGGCTTTGTAATGGGTCATACCTTTTAGGAAGCTTTTGGGGAAATGTAGAAGGAaactgtaattataattatcaacctTCTGATACgactacatttttatataaatttgctAAAGGACAGGTACCTAAAACAGATACTTCTCGTTTTTTGACCGAGGGACTCAATTTCGTATTACGAGATGTTAATATCATTATACCAGCAGATATCTACTATCTATCAACATCACTGCAACAAATGTTAAGGATTGTTCAAGGAAATGAAACATCAATAGATATGGGTAACATAGAAAATATAGCGTGGGTCGTAAATAGagttatgattttaaataataattatttgcgGTTGGCTCAAACTCTTAACTCAACCAATGTTATATTAGACTCACTTAATAGCATTATAGAAATTTTGGctcataaagataaaaaaaatattaatagtgttCTCACTGATCGGAATACTGATTATTATCAAATAGCTGTCCAACCTCAATACATGTTACAAATTTCATATCCCTGCTACAATAATGTAAGTGGAATTGCCATAATTAAACCATCAAcagaaaaagaattatttacaGACATGATTATAAAACCATTATACATTAATACTTCCTTAAATGAAGTACTTTTAATTGAAAACTTGGAAGTTGCTACTTGGGTACCAGGCACAGTATTAAGTAgtttaaaacagaaaaaaaatcagtatagCAATGAAACAAGtgcaaatgaaaataatattcatataataatcAGCATTTTTCATAATGATGCAATATTTCAAGAATTAGAAGACAGTGAATACAGTGTGAATAGTCGGATAATAGGAGTCTCAATACCCGGTTATTCAACTTATTTTAATGAATCCATGCCTTTAATATACAGAGACTTAAATGCTAATTCTTCTGAAAAAGTTTGTGGTTTTTGGAATTTTCAACCATACTCAGTTGGCAATGTTCCTGGTTTCTGGTCAAATCTGGGTTGTTACTTAAGAAAATCTGAAAAATCTTTAACTGTCTGTGAATGCATGCACTTAACACACTTTGGTCAGTTACTCAATATTGggcgaaataaaataaaacaaggtcCTTTCCAGGACAAACACACAATACCATTAAATATCATTTCATTAGTAGGCAGTTTTCTTTCTTTGCTAGGTGTGAGTGGTATCTGGATTACCGCTACAGTATTTCACTCATGGAGAAAGAAAGCAAGCACCAAAGTCTTACTACATCTTTCAACTTCTATAGCACTACCATTAATATTCatggttgtttttaatttagataATACTATATTTGAAGAAGTAAACGGTATTGTAACAGTTTCTGAAAAACTAAGACCTGCTTGTATTACTTTGGGAGCATTGTTACATTATTCAGTTCTCGCTAGTTTTATGTGGATGCTAATTACAGCTGTTTTGCAATTCATACGCTATGTAAGAGTATTAGGTGCATATCGACCATCTAGATGTATGATAAAATTTGCATTACTAGGATGGGGCGCACCTATGATTCCTGTAATAGTTGTCTTAGCATTAGATAGAGAAAATTATATACCAAAAAATGTGTTAACGATTGATGGTTCAATATCTTTGATCTGCTACCCCAGTGGGCATTATTTAATCGTGACTGTTATTGTGCCGatatgtttcattttatttataaatattaccttGTTTGTTTCAGTAATATATTCTATTTCTAAAGGCCCTGATGGAAAATTGAGAACCGCAGACATTGATCTCATCGGTGCTCAACTAAGATTGTCGATATTTCTATTCTTTTTACTAGGGTTAACATGGATCTTTGGAATTCTTTCTTTTACGAGCAATCCACTATGGTCATATTTCTTTTGCTTGACTTCTACAATGCAAGGTTTTatactatttgtttattttataatacttgACGCTCAAACAAGAAATTTATGGATAACATTAATAAAACCACAGAATCAATCCGAGACGTCGAGAAAAAGCATTACAAGCATAAGTAGTAACTAA